One Vespa velutina chromosome 19, iVesVel2.1, whole genome shotgun sequence DNA segment encodes these proteins:
- the LOC124955654 gene encoding disheveled-associated activator of morphogenesis 1 isoform X7: MTPTLPMPAEEELNKMFLELVDELDLTQANRQAVLALPANKKWQIYCSRKGNGTLENGGLRTTDLSGDPDDYIDRIRTIASSQFPEEGEDAAIRMRQVEALKTALRTQPHSFVLRFIELDGLNALLQVLERMDVEAANSNLHTSVIGCLKALMNNSNGRAHVLAHPTAINTISQSLATENIKTKISVLEILGAVCLVPGGHRKVLEAMLHFQHYHSERTRFQSIINDLDKNFGIYKDNLSLKTAIMSFINAVLNYGPGQVTLEFRLHLRYELLMLGIQPIIEKLRKYENETLDRHLDFFEMVRNEDEKELARKFEKEHVDTKSATTMFDLLRRKLSHTAAYPHLLSLLQHCLLLPLDYGSHPQHWLLFDRIVQQIVLQTEGNETGIAKNPDIAPIDINVKEIVHLLAKEEELVAARKKAEELERENSDMSTRLAKKEQELDLRTQEKEDMEASLARIKERLEKETSMHIETKQRISELQDNLEILSRQINNEKSERKRLEQLVASGSLPDDAKATLKIVDDEVLEKVEAKPMPPPPPPPPLAPPPPPCLMPAAPPPMKVEIVKNVPQPSNPLKSFNWSKIPEQKLQGTIWSELDDTKLYNVMDLESIDKIFCAYQKNGVSAEGSIEDLRTLGKNKKTMSVIDSRRAQNCTILLSKLKLSDNEITRTILSMDQQNILHIDMVEQLLKYIPSSEEAALLDMHQKELQNRADCFLYQISKVPHYEQRLRSLHYKKKFSASIAELTPRMRAVLEASRQVARSRRLRKLLELVLALGNYVNRGNARGNACGFRLASLNRLVDTKSSCSKGTTLLHYLVQILESRFREVLDIEEDMPHVRTAARVSMADLQKEVANLKNGLQDVQREIEFHRGQSQVLQGDMFLPAMRDFQAQATCRLAEAEDLFQDMKTRFDRAVRLFGEDSAGVQPNEFFGIFENFLQALAEARQDVENMRKKIEEEERRAKQEQELRKRTMERKNSREGILNSISLSKKNEANGNQGDNKGEFDDLISALRTGDVFGEDIAKFKRSKRRPVTPCGQESRRHSAHREDSRERH; the protein is encoded by the exons ATGACACCGACTTTGCCAATGCCAGCTGAAGAAGAATTGAACAAGATGTTCCTTGAGTTGGTCGACGAGCTCGATTTGACGCAAGCTAATCGACAAGCAGTTTTGGCACTTCCGGCTAATAAAAAATGGCAGATATATTGTTCGAGAAAGGGAAATGGAACGCTTGAAAATGGAGGCTTGAGAACCACTGATCTTAGCGGGGATCCtgacgattatatcgataggATCAGGACAATTGCAAGT AGTCAATTTCCAGAGGAAGGAGAGGATGCAGCGATACGAATGCGTCAAGTAGAAGCTCTGAAGACAGCTCTGAGAACTCAACCGCACAGCTTCGTCCTAAGGTTCATCGAACTTGATGGTTTGAACGCTTTACTACAGGTTCTAGAAAGAATGGACGTGGAGGCAGCCAATAGCAATCTTCACACAAGCGTGATAGGTTGTTTAAAAGCTTTGATGAACAATTCG aaTGGCAGGGCACATGTGCTGGCACATCCCACAGCAATCAATACCATATCTCAATCGCTCGCAACGGAgaacataaaaacaaaaatttcagTATTGGAAATACTCGGTGCAGTTTGTTTGGTACCTGGTGGTCATCGTAAAGTTTTAGAAGCTATGCTACATTTTCAACATTATCATTCCGAGAGAACACGTTtccaaagtataataaatgatctcGACAAAAATTTTGGTATCTACAAGGacaatctctctctcaaaaCGGCTATAATGTCCTTCATCAACGCCGTCCTTAATTATGGGCCCGGTCAAGTCACTTTGGAATTTAGACTCCATCTCAGATACGAATTGCTCATGCTCGGCATTCAACcgattattgaaaaattgagGAAATATGAGAATGAGACGCTCGACAGGCACCTTGATTTTTTTGAAATGGTTCGTAACGAGGACGAGAAGGAATTGGCTAGGAAGTTTGAAAAGGAACACGTGGACACTAAAAGCGCAACGACCATGTTTGATTTGTTGAGGCGAAAACTCAGTCACACGGCAGCTTATCCTCATCTTCTCAGTTTGTTACAACATTGTTTACTGTTACCAC TCGATTATGGTTCGCACCCACAACATTGGCTACTTTTCGATCGAATCGTCCAACAAATTGTCTTACAGACTGAAGGAAACGAAACAGGGATAGCAAAAAATCCTGACATCGCACCAATCGATATCAACGTGAAGGAAATCGTTCATCTATTAGCCAAAGAAGAGGAATTAGTTGCTGCCAGAAAGAAAGCTGAAGAATTGGAACGTGAAAATTCTGATATGTCAACGAGATTGGCTAAGAAGGAACAAGAACTTGATTTACGAACACAAGAGAAG GAGGACATGGAGGCAAGTTTGGCAAGGATCAAGGAACGTCTGGAAAAAGAAACCTCGATGCATATAGAGACCAAACAGAGAATATCAGAGTTACAGGATAACCTCGAGATTTTGTCGCGgcaaattaataacgaaaagtcCGAGAGGAAACGATTGGAACAATTGGTAGCATCAGGAAGTTTACCGGACGATGCCAAAGCTACTTTAAAGATCGTAGATGATGAGGTTCTTGAAAAAGTCGAAGCCAAACCGATGCCACCTCCGCCGCCTCCACCGCCTTTGGCACCGCCTCCTCCACCTTGTTTAATGCCAGCCGCTCCACCTCCGATGaag GTTGAGATAGTAAAAAACGTTCCTCAACCAAGCAACCCATTGAAATCCTTCAATTGGTCAAAGATACCAGAACAGAAACTCCAAGGTACGATTTGGTCCGAGCTAGACGATACGAAATTATACAACGTCATGGATTTAGAATCGATCGACAAGATCTTTTGTGCCTATCAGAAGAACGGTGTATCCGCTGAAGGTTCCATCGAAGATCTACGTACTTTgggaaagaataagaaaactaTGTCGGTGATCGACTCGAGAAGAGCACAAAATTGTACGATATTATTGTCGAAACTTAAATTGTCTGACAACGAGATCACCAGAACGATACTGTCGATGGACCAACAGAATATATTACACATTGACATGGTcgaacaattattaaaatacattccGTCGTCGGAAGAAGCTGCTCTTTTAGATATGCATCAAAAGGAATTACAAAATAGGGCTGATTGTTTCCTCTATCAGATTTCAAA aGTTCCTCACTACGAACAGAGACTTAGATCGTTAcactataaaaagaaattctcagCTAGTATAGCAGAATTAACGCCAAGAATGCGAGCGGTTCTTGAAGCTAGTCGTCAAGTTGCAAGATCTAGAAGACTCAGGAAACTATTAGAACTGGTTCTAGCTCTTGGGAATTATGTAAATCGCGGAAATGCTCGCGGTAATGCTTGTGGATTTCGATTAGCTTCTTTGAATCGTCTAGTCGATACGAAATCTTCTTGCTCGAAAGGCACCACTCTTTTACACTATCTCGTACAAATCCTTGAATCAAGGTTCCGTGAAGTTTTAGATATTGAAGAAGATATGCCGCATGTTAGGACAGCTGCTAGAGTTAGCATGGCTGATCTTCAAAAAGAAGTGGCTAACTTGAAGAATGGTTTGCAAGACGTTCAAAGGGAAATTG aatttcatCGAGGCCAATCTCAGGTATTGCAAGGTGACATGTTTTTACCAGCTATGAGAGACTTCCAGGCGCAAGCCACATGTAGATTAGCCGAAGCTGAGGACTTGTTCCAAGATATGAAGACTAGA TTTGACCGAGCTGTTAGACTATTCGGTGAGGACTCTGCTGGTGTACAACCAAACGAATTCTTTGGTATATTCGAAAACTTCCTTCAAGCGCTTGCTGAAGCTAGACAAGATGTTGAAAACATGAGAAAGAAGATCGAGGAAGAAGAACGTCGTGCTAAACAGGAACAAGAG CTGCGAAAAAGGacaatggaaagaaaaaattctcgtGAAGGAATATTAAACAGTATATCATTAAGTAAAAAGAACGAAGCTAATGGTAATCAAGGAGACAACAAAGGTGAATTCGACGATTTAATTTCTGCGCTTCGTACCGGAGATGTTTTTGGTGAAGACATAGCCAAATTTAAAAGATCTAAACGTAGGCCGGTAACACCATGTGGTCAAGAATCACGTAGGCATAGCGCTCATAGGGAAGATTCACGAGAACGACATTAG